The proteins below are encoded in one region of Sulfolobus islandicus Y.N.15.51:
- a CDS encoding DUF302 domain-containing protein: protein MFNIKECKLSFNECIKTLIERIKSSGAEVFAIIDHSENARKVGLNLEPTVVVYFGNPRIGTLLMLKNRHIAYELPLRFLVWSENGVVKIGYRKPSEVGEEYNIRHGELLEKMDKFMESLLSNL from the coding sequence ATGTTCAACATTAAGGAATGTAAGCTTAGCTTTAACGAGTGCATTAAGACATTAATTGAAAGGATAAAATCATCTGGAGCTGAAGTTTTTGCAATTATTGATCACTCTGAGAACGCGAGAAAGGTTGGGCTTAATTTAGAGCCTACTGTAGTAGTTTATTTTGGAAACCCTAGAATTGGTACTTTATTAATGCTTAAGAATAGGCATATCGCTTATGAGTTACCGTTAAGGTTCCTAGTCTGGAGTGAAAATGGTGTTGTTAAGATTGGTTATAGGAAGCCGAGTGAGGTTGGAGAGGAGTATAATATAAGACATGGAGAATTGTTAGAGAAGATGGATAAGTTCATGGAAAGTTTACTCTCTAACCTTTAA
- a CDS encoding PadR family transcriptional regulator — translation MATRTEKILGGIITLLILKTLLEEPKHGYELEKIIREKLDYKLPEGSIYVILKNLERRGLTIPQVMKNERGQEIKKYFITDKGKRFLLSHEKPLIAVKKVLDELIADIQKLKVRE, via the coding sequence GTGGCTACAAGGACAGAAAAGATTCTTGGTGGGATAATAACACTACTAATTTTAAAGACGCTTTTAGAAGAGCCAAAACACGGATATGAACTCGAAAAGATAATAAGAGAGAAGTTGGATTATAAACTACCAGAAGGGTCAATATACGTTATATTGAAGAACTTAGAAAGAAGAGGACTGACAATACCGCAAGTTATGAAAAACGAAAGAGGACAAGAGATAAAGAAGTACTTTATAACTGATAAGGGCAAAAGATTTTTACTATCCCATGAGAAACCGCTAATAGCTGTAAAAAAGGTACTAGACGAGTTGATAGCAGACATCCAAAAATTAAAGGTTAGAGAGTAA